The proteins below come from a single Gemmatimonadaceae bacterium genomic window:
- a CDS encoding HAMP domain-containing histidine kinase has product MPSRLSRAVPTRVTLLVVLLMATVLVSARLAYEAHQAARAERMTAERALREYAAMAAWEFRSDARQRLEGEVLRALGMVVVGTAASPYEPPLALSTLAASAEGAFPCMAGDSAPPRALARLDLRSGERAIWPEGVPDEVQAALFGVLARAGRTLPVPEAPWRLDMATIAGRRSAVVMGVRFARLGTPIAVYALTACPSAVERRIPDAVMREHRLLPAVTPLPVPNDSLLAVRVRRGAQEVLRLGRDDGTVYRGSAEWSDAALTIDVSLRRDAAGRLAVGTPERSNVPLLVGLLALTAALGAVALVQIRREHELARLRADFTSSVSHELRTPLAQILLFGETLSLERARTPREARQAAETIVQEARRLMHMVENILHFSRSSRGAAPLQLEPVDLGTVAREVATAFVPLAESSGGALTWELRDAPCVRGDVGAIRQVLLNLLDNAVKYGVPSRGVHLAVWRAGDEGVVRVDDAGAGIPASDRSRIWLPYVRLTSAGDSGRGGSGLGLAVVQELAVAMHARVWVEEGPRGGAAFCLALPLAAEATAGAPASRPGRVA; this is encoded by the coding sequence ATGCCGTCTCGCCTGTCCCGCGCCGTCCCGACGCGCGTCACCCTCCTCGTCGTCCTGTTGATGGCGACGGTGCTGGTGTCGGCGCGCCTGGCGTACGAGGCGCACCAGGCGGCGCGCGCCGAGCGCATGACGGCCGAGCGCGCCCTGCGCGAGTACGCGGCCATGGCGGCGTGGGAGTTCCGGAGCGATGCCCGCCAGCGCCTGGAGGGCGAAGTGCTCCGCGCGTTAGGCATGGTAGTGGTGGGAACGGCCGCCTCGCCGTACGAGCCGCCGCTCGCGCTTTCCACGCTCGCCGCCAGTGCCGAGGGGGCCTTTCCGTGCATGGCCGGCGACAGCGCCCCACCGCGCGCCTTGGCGCGCCTGGATCTGCGCAGCGGGGAACGCGCCATCTGGCCGGAAGGAGTGCCTGACGAGGTACAGGCGGCGCTGTTCGGGGTGCTCGCGCGCGCGGGGCGCACGCTCCCGGTGCCGGAGGCGCCGTGGCGGTTGGACATGGCGACGATTGCCGGAAGGCGGAGCGCCGTGGTGATGGGGGTGCGCTTTGCACGGCTCGGGACGCCAATCGCCGTCTACGCGCTCACGGCCTGTCCCTCGGCGGTGGAGCGACGCATCCCCGACGCGGTGATGCGCGAGCATCGACTGCTTCCCGCCGTGACGCCGCTTCCCGTGCCAAACGATTCGCTGCTGGCGGTGCGCGTGCGCCGCGGCGCGCAGGAGGTGTTGCGGCTGGGGCGTGACGATGGGACGGTGTATCGCGGGAGCGCCGAGTGGAGCGATGCCGCGCTCACGATCGATGTGTCGCTGCGACGCGATGCGGCGGGGCGGCTCGCCGTGGGGACGCCGGAGCGGTCCAACGTTCCGTTGCTGGTGGGACTGCTCGCCCTCACGGCGGCGCTGGGGGCGGTGGCGCTGGTGCAGATCCGGCGCGAGCACGAGCTGGCGCGCCTGCGCGCCGACTTCACCTCGAGCGTGTCGCACGAGCTGCGCACGCCGCTGGCCCAGATCCTCCTGTTTGGCGAGACGCTGTCGCTGGAGCGGGCGCGCACCCCGCGCGAGGCGCGGCAGGCAGCCGAGACCATCGTGCAGGAGGCGCGCCGTCTCATGCACATGGTGGAAAACATCCTGCACTTCTCGCGCTCGTCGCGCGGCGCCGCGCCGTTGCAGCTGGAGCCGGTCGACCTGGGGACCGTGGCGCGCGAGGTGGCCACGGCGTTCGTCCCGCTCGCCGAATCGTCGGGGGGGGCGCTGACGTGGGAGCTGCGCGATGCGCCGTGCGTGCGCGGCGATGTCGGAGCCATTCGCCAGGTGCTGCTCAACCTGCTGGACAACGCGGTGAAGTACGGCGTCCCGTCGCGCGGCGTGCACCTGGCGGTGTGGCGCGCCGGCGACGAGGGCGTGGTGCGCGTGGACGACGCCGGTGCCGGGATCCCGGCCAGCGACCGCTCGCGCATCTGGCTCCCCTACGTGCGCCTGACGAGTGCGGGCGACAGTGGGCGCGGGGGGAGCGGGCTCGGGCTCGCCGTGGTGCAGGAGCTGGCCGTCGCGATGCACGCCCGTGTTTGGGTCGAGGAGGGCCCGCGCGGGGGCGCCGCCTTCTGCCTGGCGCTGCCGCTGGCGGCCGAGGCGACCGCCGGTGCACCAGCGTCGCGCCCGGGACGGGTGGCCTGA